A genomic region of Daphnia carinata strain CSIRO-1 chromosome 5, CSIRO_AGI_Dcar_HiC_V3, whole genome shotgun sequence contains the following coding sequences:
- the LOC130696762 gene encoding D-2-hydroxyglutarate dehydrogenase, mitochondrial-like — MSTINKLSVGIRRFHTVASRLRKYVELTSVRYPLLKRGNFSFLSDRHLGFFQSILSAHQVLTDELNDLSGYNVDWMRSVRGSSRLVLRPKTTEEVAAILQYCNVQNIAICPQGGNTGLVGGSVPVFDEVVLSLELMDEVISVDELSGVAIVQAGCVLEKLETVLHLSNLALPLDLGAKGSCQIGGNVATNAGGIRLLRYGNLHGSVLGLTTVLANGQIMDCLNTNKKDNTGYDLKQLFIGSEGTLGIVTQVALQCQPKPSSVQVGFFGLNSFENVLETMRLSKTNLGEILSSCELIDQSSLECVTTQLELRSPINNFPFYMLLETAGSNASHDAEKLNSLLEILINNGTIVDGTLAVDSAQAKNLWELRERISEALACEGYVYKYDVSVPVRQFYQLVDDMRIRLGNLPIRCCGYGHLGDGNLHLNITSHEYNPILLNRIEPFVYDWVCQERGSVSAEHGLGLKKRDYMEYSKSPTAIHWMRRVKKLFDPNNILNPYKIFPEQSSTD, encoded by the exons ATGTCCACGATAAATAAATTATCTGTTGGAATAAGAAGGTTTCACACAGTAGCCAGCCGATTGAGGAAATATGTAGAGTTGACTTCCGTAAGATATCCTCTTTTAAAACGtggaaatttttcgtttttatctGATAGGCACTTAGGATTTTTCCAAAGCATCCTAAGCGCTCATCAAGTTCTTACTGACGAGTTGAACGATCTTTCAGGATATAATGTTGATTGGATGCGTTCAGTAAGGG GTTCTAGCAGGTTGGTATTACGCCCCAAGACAACAGAGGAAGTTGCAGCAATTTTGCAGTACTGCAATGTTCAGAATATTGCCATCTGTCCGCAAGGTGGTAATACAGGCTTAGTTGGTGGATCTGTGCCGGTTTTTGATGAAGTTGTCCTCTCTCTGGAGCTCATGGATGAAGTTATTTCAGTGGATGAGCTATCAG GAGTTGCAATTGTACAGGCTGGATGTGTTTTAGAAAAACTGGAAACAGTTTTGCACCTCAGCAATTTGGCTTTGCCTCTTGATTTGGGAGCTAAAGGCAGTTGCCAAATAGGAGGAAATGTGGCAACCAATG CTGGAGGAATCCGCCTCCTCCGATATGGCAACTTGCACGGATCGGTATTGGGTTTGACGACGGTTCTTGCTAATGGTCAGATAATGGATTGTCTTAATACGAACAAAAAGGATAACACAGGCTATGATCTAAAGCAACTATTCATCGGGTCGGAAGGGACTCTAGGCATTGTTACTCAAGTAGCACTGCAATGCCAGCCAAAGCCGTCATCAGTACAAGTAGGATTCTTTG gcctgaattcatttgaaaacgtGCTTGAAACTATGCGTCTTTCGAAAACAAACCTTGGGGAAATCCTGTCATCTTGCGAACTGATAGACCAATCTTCTTTGGAATGCGTCACAACACAGCTGGAACTACGATCACCTATCAATAATTTCCCATTTTATATGCTTCTGGAAACAGCTG GTTCGAATGCTAGTCATGACGCCGAAAAATTAAATTCGTTGTTAGAAATATTAATCAATAATGGGACGATCGTGGATGGTACCCTGGCTGTTGATTCTGCTCAGGCCAAG aATTTGTGGGAATTACGTGAAAGAATTTCTGAAGCTTTAGCATGCGAAGGCTATGTTTACAAGTATGACGTCTCTGTGCCCGTTAGACAGTTTTATCAACTTGTAGATGACATGCGAATTCGACTAGGAAATTTACCCATCCGATGTTGTGGATACGGACATTTAG GCGATGGCAATCTTCATCTGAATATCACTAGTCACGAATACAACCCCATACTGTTAAACAGGATTGAGCCCTTCGTTTACGATTGGGTTTGTCAAGAACGGGGTAGTGTAAGCGCTGAACATGGACTAggtttgaaaaagagagactACATGGAATATTCTAAATCACCAACAGCAATTCATTGGATGCGACGCGTTAAAAAGCTCTTTGATCCAAATAATATCCTAAATCCCTACAAAATCTTCCCAGAGCAGTCGTCAACTGACTAA
- the LOC130696792 gene encoding importin-7-like → MDTRKIADLLRATIDPSQQQQAEEQLTQVHKIIGFAPSLLQVVMTTDMDMPVRQAGVIYLKNMVTQNWQEREVEAGQPQVFHIHEQDRAMIRDAIVDAMVHAPDLVRVQLGVCVNHIVRYDFPGKWTQIVDKISIYLQSPDPNGWMGALLSLYQLVKNFEYKKVEERAPLTEAMNLLLPQVQQLLVRLLPDLSEQSVLLQKQILKIFYALTQYSLPMGLLTKPIFTQWMELARAIADRPVPEQTLSVDEDERPELPWWKCRKWAMHILVRVFERYGSPGNVSKEYKEFADWFLKTFSAGILEVMMRTLDQHRRKVYVSPRVLQQTLNYVNQAVGHAFSWKMLKPHSAAVIQEVLFPIMCYTDADEELWQCDPHEYIRTKFDIFEDYVSPVMAAQTLLHTICKKRKDQLQKTMEFLMQVLTAPNADPRQKDGALHMVGSLADILLKKPLYKSQMEQLLAQFVFPEFSSPHGHLRARACWVLQHFCNIKFNEETILAEAINLTQRALLTDSELPVKVEAAVALQMLLSGQEEKAEKYVEPHIRPITLELLNIIRETENDELTTVMQKIVSTYTEQLMPVAVEICQHLVTTFGQVIGHDEESDERAITAMGLLNTIETLIAVMEDHEEVLAQLEPVALQVVGLIFTQSAMEFYEEALSLVFDLTSKKISPDLWKVLEMIYQVFEKDAFDYFTDMMPALHNYVTVDTDAFVSNANYLLALFNMCKAILTGDSGEDAECHAAKLLEVILLQCKGRVDQCIPSFVELVLTRLTREVKTSELRTMCLQVIIAALYTSPNLVLETLKRLQAAMGDSSQSLTSHFIRQWIHDTDCFLGLHDRKLCVLGMCTLITAAPSHPGLVEECAQQIVPSLLLLFDGLKRAYAAKAAEEEENGDEDDEDDEDCEEVLSSDEDDIDHDGQDYLERLQEKITKASGQSPFPITTVIKDLPGDEDEEDGEDGDDEDDDEEETALEGYTTPLDVENCEIDEYIIFKQVLEEVQGTNPGWYNALTGALTSDQQKALNDVIVLADQRRAAAESKRIEEAGGYSFNQQTVPASFNFGGNGSTSPFSR, encoded by the exons ATGGATACAAGAAAAATTGCTGACTTGTTGAGGGCGACCATCGACCCGAGTCAGCAACAGCAGGCCGAAGAACAACTGACACAG GTCCACAAAATCATTGGATTTGCTCCTTCCCTTCTTCAAGTTGTGATGACTACGGACATGGACATGCCTGTTCGTCAAGCAG GTGTCATTTACCTGAAGAACATGGTAACACAAAACTGGCAAGAGAGAGAAGTGGAAGCAGGCCAGCCCCAGGTGtttcatattcatgaacaaGATAGAGCTATGATTCGTGATGCGATTGTTGATGCTATGGTCCATGCGCCAGATTTAGTTCG GGTACAACTTGGAGTCTGTGTTAATCATATTGTACGGTATGATTTCCCTGGCAAATGGACCCAGATTGTTGACAAGATAAGCATTTATCTTCAAAGTCCTGATCCAAATGGTTGGATGGGAGCTCTTTTAAGTCTCTATCAGCTTGTCAAGAACTTTGAATACAAGAAAGTTGAAGAAAGAGCACCATTAACAGAAGCTATGAATTTGCTTTTACCACAAGTCCAACAGCTACTTGTTCGCCTGCTACCTGATCTTTCAGAACAATCTGTGCTTCTCCAAAAGCAAATACTGAAAATCTTCTACGCCCTCACGCAGTATTCCCTTCCCATGGGGCTATTAACGAAACCCATCTTCACCCAGTGGATGGAGCTGGCTCGTGCCATAGCGGATCGTCCGGTTCCCGAACAAACTTTATCTGTAGATGAAGATGAAAGACCCGAACTACCATGGTGGAAATGCCGAAAATGGGCCATGCATATACTTGTTCGAGTTTTTGAGCGCTATGGTAGTCCGGGTAATGTCAGCAAAGAATATAAGGAGTTCGCTGATTGGTTCCTCAAAACTTTTTCTGCCGGCATCTTGGAG GTTATGATGCGGACGCTTGACCAGCATAGACGCAAAGTGTATGTCTCACCCCGCGTTCTACAACAAACTTTAAATTACGTCAATCAAGCAGTGGGTCATGCATTTTCTTGGAAAATGTTAAAGCCTCATTCGGCAGCCGTTATCCAGGAAGTCCTCTTCCCCATCATGTGCTATACGGATGCAGATGAAGAGTTATGGCAATGCGATCCGCATGAGTATATTCGGACGAAGTTCGACATATTTGAAGATTATGTCAGCCCGGTTATGGCTGCCCAAACTTTGCTTCACACAATCTGTAAGAAGAGGAAAGATCAGCTTCAGAAAACGATGGAATTCCTTATGCAG GTTCTAACTGCACCAAATGCTGATCCACGACAAAAAGACGGCGCGTTGCACATGGTTGGAAGCCTCGCGGacattttgttgaaaaaaccGCTCTATAAAAGCCAGATGGAGCAGTTGCTTGCTCAGTTTGTGTTTCCCGAGTTTTCGAGCCCTCACGGTCACCTACGTGCACGAGCCTGCTGGGTCCTACAACATTTCTGTAACATAAAGTTTAACGAAGAAACCATCCTTGCGGAGGCGATAAATTTGACCCAACGGGCATTGTTGACGGATTCAGAATTACCTGTGAAG GTGGAAGCTGCTGTGGCTCTTCAGATGCTGTTGAGTGGGCAAGAAGAGAAAGCAGAAAAATACGTTGAACCTCATATTAGACCCATTACCCTTGAACTCTTAAATATTATACGAGAGACGGAAAATGACGAATTGACGACAGTTATGCAGAAAATCGTTTCCACTTATACCGAGCAACTGATGCCTGTAGCTGTGGAGATCTGCCAGCATTTAGTGACCACCTTCGGCCAAGTTATTGGCCATGACGAAGAGTCGGACGAGAGAGCCATCACCGCTATGGGGCTGCTCAACACAATTGAAACTCTGATTGCCGTTATGGAGGATCACGAAGAGGTTCTGGCCCAACTAGAACCTGTTGCTTTGCAG GTTGTTGGACTGATTTTCACTCAGTCAGCCATGGAATTCTATGAGGAAGCTCTTTCTTTAGTCTTCGATCTTACAAGCAAAAAAATCTCCCCAGATCTATGGAAAGTCTTGGAAATGATATATCAA GTGTTTGAGAAGGATGCCTTTGATTACTTTACCGACATGATGCCTGCCCTTCATAATTATGTCACCGTCGACACAGATGCTTTTGTTAGCAACGCAAACTAtttgttagctttgttcaaCATGTGCAAAGCTATTTTAACTGGCGATTCTGGAGAAGATGCGGAGTGCCACGCCGCCAAGCTTTTAGAAGTTATCCTGTTGCAGTGCAAAGGCCGAGTGGATCAGTGTATTCCTTCTTTCGTTGAACTTGTCTTGACCCGGTTAACCCGTGAAGTGAAAACATCCGAACTAAGAACGATGTGCCTGCAG GTGATAATCGCTGCATTATATACGAGCCCTAATCTCGTATTAGAGACGCTTAAACGACTTCAGGCAGCAATGGGTGATTCATCCCAATCATTAACGTCGCACTTTATTCGCCAATGGATTCATGATACAGATTGCTTTTTAG GTCTACATGATCGCAAGCTCTGCGTGTTGGGAATGTGCACGCTTATCACGGCCGCGCCATCTCACCCTGGACTTGTAGAAGAGTGTGCACAGCAAATTGTACCATCGTTGCTATTGCTTTTTGACGGGTTGAAGCGTGCGTATGCAGCCAAGGCAgccgaagaagaggaaaacgGTGATGAggacgatgaagatgatgaagattGCGAAGAAGTGCTCAGCTCCGACGAAGATGATATCGACCATGATGGCCAAGATTACTTGGAGCGTCTTCAG GAAAAAATCACGAAAGCTTCGGGCCAATCTCCATTTCCCATTACCACCGTTATCAAAGACCTTCCTGGAGACGAGGATGAGGAAGATGGCGAGGATGGtgacgatgaagatgatgacgaagaagaaactgCTTTAGAAG GCTATACTACTCCATTAGATGTAGAAAATTGCGAAATCGATGAATATATAATTTTCAAGCAAGTACTTGAAGAAGTTCAAGGTACTAATCCCGGGTGGTACAATGCTTTGACTGGAGCTCTAACGAGCGATCAGCAGAAAGCTCTGAATGACGTGATTGTTCTTGCTGATCAACGACGTGCAGCCGCAGAAAGCAAAAGGATTGAAGAAGCTGGAG GTTATAGTTTCAACCAGCAAACGGTTCCCGCTTCCTTCAACTTCGGAGGAAACGGATCAACCTCACCCTTTAGCAGATGA
- the LOC130696782 gene encoding NEDD8-conjugating enzyme Ubc12, whose product MIKLFSLKQQKKDEVPGRTGNQKKASAAQLRITKDINELNLPKTCQMEFPDQDDLLNFKLIISPDEGFYRGGKFAFSFKVGPGYPHEPPKVKCETQVYHPNIDLEGNVCLNILREDWKPVLTINSIIYGLQYLFLEPNPEDPLNKEAAEVLQTNRRLFETNVQKSMRGGYIGSVYFERCLK is encoded by the exons ATGATCAAGCTTTTTTCtctgaaacaacaaaagaaagatgaagttCCGGGTCGGACAGGCAATCAAAAAAAGGCATCTGCTGCCCAGCTGCGTATCACCAAAG ATATTAATGAATTAAACTTACCGAAAACTTGTCAAATGGAATTCCCTGACCAAGATGACTTATTGAACTTCAAACTAATAATTTCTCCAGATGAA GGATTTTATAGAGGGGGAAAATTTGCTTTTAGCTTCAAAGTTGGTCCTGGGTATCCCCATGAACCACCCAAAGTTAAATGTGAAACGCAGGTGTATCACCCAAACATTGACCTTGAGGGGAATGTTTGTCTCAACATTTTGCGAGAAGACTGGAAACCAGTATTAACCATCAACTCAATCATTTATGGACTGCAGTACCTTTTCCTG gaACCTAATCCAGAAGACCCTTTGAATAAAGAAGCAGCAGAAGTACTGCAGACAAATCGACGATTGTTCGAGACAAATGTCCAGAAATCAATGCGAGGAGGATACATTGGCTCG GTTTATTTCGAACGATGCTTGAAATAA
- the LOC130696757 gene encoding ran GTPase-activating protein 1-like: MHLTGNKLSWSSETNDYSTKEELVDFSGKGLKLDTEADAQPIVDAIYAAKSLTGLILEGNTLGVEAAKSIAKALESKPTFQRALWKDAFTGRLKDEIPKALSFLGGGLILAKANLVELDLSDNALGPVGMEGLVQFLKSPVCYSLKCIRLNNNGLGIYGGRMLAQALKDCLKASKDAGSPLTLKTFIVGRNRLENEGAIALSEFFKAVGTLEEVQMPQNFIRHPGISALASALVYNPDLKILNLNDNTFTWRGSQAVADALPKWQQLSVINFGDCLIRTKGAEFLAKALSSGHEHLKEVYMDHGEINLSGAKQLAYSLKNKKILAICDLNGNQFGEDGCQELKDIFNAFGDKKVLQSLSDDEGEPSSEEEESEEEEESDEEHEEKTDIHDKNRMVEHIPTHDAMQQLNTNLAHLTANENIPLTVEAFLNAPTSARFYGLGDQKILLILQHIDRVIATKPAEIFDVYAEVIMKLSSTVNPRSEKQLLEEVQQLVEKILKMAFEKAKTTEKMAICNNTFFIYMGLLKSEDKRFRPSWPLSGFFLILERIITTNPSCIPLSTIQSLETFFSRPHQAFDIYKEETVKLRKALNKP; encoded by the exons ATGCATTTAACTGGAAATAAATTGAGCTGGAGCTCTGAAACCAACGACTATAGTACGAAAGAAGAACTAGTGGATTTTAGCGGGAAAGGACTCAAATTAGACACGGAAGCCGACG cCCAACCTATTGTAGATGCAATTTATGCTGCAAAAAGCTTAACAGGGCTCATTCTTGAAGGAAACACTCTCGGAGTAGAAGCAGCCAAATCCATAGCCAAAGCTCTTGAATCAAAGCCAACATTCCAAAGGGCACTGTGGAAGGATGCATTCACAGGCCGCTTAAAAGATGAAATTCCAAAAGCTTTG AGCTTCTTAGGAGGTGGACTCATTTTGGCCAAAGCAAACTTGGTTGAACTAGACTTGAGTGATAATGCACTAGGCCCAGTTGGCATGGAAGGTCTGGTGCAGTTTTTGAAAAGCCCTGTCTGTTACTCTCTGAAGTGTATAAGACTCAACAATAATGGCCTTGGAATTTATGGAGGACGG ATGCTTGCCCAAGCTTTAAAGGACTGTCTGAAAGCAAGTAAAGATGCTGGCTCACCGTTGACTCTGAAAACATTCATTGTTGGAAGAAATCGCCTAGAGAACGAGGGAGCAATTGCCCTCTCAGAATTTTTTAAG GCTGTAGGGACCTTGGAAGAGGTGCAGATGCCGCAAAATTTTATTAGACATCCTGGTATTTCTGCCTTGGCCAGTGCACTTGTTTACAACCCTGACCTGAAAATCCTCAATTTGAACGATAACACATTCACTTGGCGAGGATCACAAGCTGTTGCGGACGCTCTTCCGAAATGGCAGCAACTATCCGTGATCAATTTCGGCGATTGTTTAATACGTACCAAAGGAGCAGAATTCCTGGCCAAGGCCCTGTCTAGTGGGCACGAGCATCTTAAG GAAGTGTATATGGATCATGGCGAAATTAATTTGTCTGGAGCCAAGCAATTGGCTTATtcactgaaaaacaaaaaaattcttgcAATATGCGATCTAAATGGCAACCAATTTGGCGAAGATGGATGTCAGGAACTTAAAGATATTTTTAATGCCTTTGGTGATAAAAAAGTTCTGCAGAGTTTAAG TGATGATGAAGGTGAACCAAgcagtgaagaagaagaaagtgaagaggaggaggagagtGACGAAGAACATGAAGAAAAAACGGATATCCACGACAAAAACAGGATGGTCGAGCACATCCCAACGCATGATGCTATGCAGCAGCTTAATACTAACCTGGCACATCTCACCGCAAACGAAAATATTCCG TTGACTGTGGAAGCCTTTCTTAATGCACCTACTTCGGCCCGCTTTTACGGCTTAGGCGACCAAAAGATACTGTTGATTCTTCAGCATATCGAC CGTGTAATAGCTACCAAACCGGCTGAAATTTTTGATGTCTACGCTGAGGTCATAATGAAACTGAGCTCAACTGTTAATCCGAGATCAGAAAAACAGTTACTTGAAGAAGTTCAGCAGTTAgtggaaaaaatattaaaaatggCGTTTGAAAAAGCTAAGACTACAGAGAAAATGGCCATATGTAACAATACATTCTTCATTTACATGGGTCTTTTAAAG AGTGAGGATAAAAGATTTCGGCCATCATGGCCATTAAGTGGATTTTTCCTCATTCTGGAACGCATCATCACAACCAATCCCAGCTGCATTCCGCTCAGTACCATTCAGTCGCTGGAAACCTTCTTTTCGAG GCCTCACCAGGCGTTCGATATatacaaagaagaaacggTAAAGTTAAGGAAGGCTCTGAATAAGCCCTAA
- the LOC130696497 gene encoding CUB and sushi domain-containing protein 1-like — MSLIKSFAILALVALAAGSVQKSKPMKKFQPEVAPQISVREVCGDQYATGTGGSIISPNYPNGYANSESCGWFLTAENGNKIAVVVHDLQTEAGYDVLTILDGITGESPVLLELSGEASNLAVLSTQPSIFVGFTADSSITAPGFNCSWTQVNPQDSLELFGL; from the exons ATGTCTCTCATCAAGTCGTTCGCTATTTTGGCTTTGGTTGCTCTGGCAGCCGGCTCTGTCCAAAAATCCAAGCCTATGAAGAAGTTCCAGCCTGAGGTTGCCCCCCAAATTAGTGTCCGAGAGG TTTGCGGTGATCAATACGCCACTGGCACCGGAGGTAGCATTATTTCTCCCAACTACCCGAATGGCTATGCGAATAGCGAATCTTGCGGATGGTTTTTGACTGCTGAAAACGGAAACAAAATTGCAGTTGTTGTCCACGATCTGCAGACCGAAGCAG GCTATGACGTCTTGACCATCCTTGACGGTATCACCGGAGAGTCCCCAGTTCTCCTTGAACTTTCCGGAGAGGCCAGCAACTTGGCCGTCTTGTCTACCCAGCCATCAATTTTCGTTGGATTCACAGCTGATTCATCTATCACTGCTCCTGGATTCAACTGCAGCTGGACTCAGGTCAACCCTCAAGAT AGCTTGGAACTCTTTGGCCTCTAA
- the LOC130696496 gene encoding N6-adenosine-methyltransferase TMT1A-like, protein MATSDVVFQGVIYYCLIPILIQFLIFTLLNKYGTSMKARLISIFWNHAMIKYHAALRDMKKVHFNSMKYHKSADLYLRNKGLLRILEIGPGSGANFEFFPPNSKLTVVEPNAFFEPLFYERQKKSLIKVDKFLLTCAENMKEVEDSSMDIVVSTLVLCSVRDLKQTLKEVHRVLAKGGKFYYWEHVHDVPGTWLHFLQNLLTYTVWDLIFGCHLNRNIDDVVAEDVNLFSHVCQKRFDIPFSKDGWSVWKLVRVHVMGVATK, encoded by the exons ATGGCAACCAGTGATGTTGTTTTTCAAGGTGTCATCTATTACTGTTTGATCCCCATACTAATACAATTTCTCATCTTTACACTTCTCAATAAATATGGAACTTCAATGAAAGCAAG ACTCATAAGTATCTTCTGGAATCATGCAATGATCAAATACCATGCTGCTCTTCGAGACATGAAAAAAGTTCATTTTAATTCGATGAAATATCACAAATCAGCAGATCTGTATTTGAGGAACAAGGGCCTTTTGAGAATTCTGGAAATTGGACCTGGTTCTG GTGctaattttgaattctttccacctaattcaaaattaacagTTGTCGAACCAAATGCATTTTTCGAGCCTCTTTTTTATGAAAGGCAGAAGAAAAGTCTCATTAAAGTGGATAAGTTTCTTCTTACTTGTGCTGAAAACATGAAAGAAGTTGAGGACAGCAGTATGGATATAGTTGTATCCACTTTGGTACTTTGTTCAGTTCGAGATCTGAAGCAAACGCTCAAAGAAGTTCACCGTGTACTCGCAAAA GGTGGAAAATTCTACTATTGGGAACACGTTCACGACGTACCTGGAACTTGGCTCCATTTCCTTCAAAACTTGTTGACTTACACTGTGTGGGATCTCATTTTTGGCTGCCACTTAAATCGCAACATTGACGACGTTGTAGCAGAAGACGTAAACTTGTTTTCGCATGTGTGCCAAAAACGTTTCGATATCCCCTTCAGTAAAGATGGGTGGTCGGTATGGAAACTTGTTCGGGTTCATGTCATGGGAGTCGCCACCAAGTAG